The Deinococcus apachensis DSM 19763 genome includes a region encoding these proteins:
- a CDS encoding ATP-binding protein, giving the protein MPEMLSGWQLRLLGPPQVVAADGRVTPCERKAAALLAYLALEGPTPRATLVRLLWPDTPGSASRNNLVHHLRRLKRACGADLVLPGEVAALDPSLTVDVRTLLDGGGSEPGRTVLLDGVELDGCPDLMEWLEAQREEVGEVLMKARRAEMRRLEERGAFPEAIALALALLDADPVAEEVWRGLMRLHYLNGDRPAALQTYHRCRDVLGRELGVEPEAETRHLARDIDRGTLGAPHPAARPGQIPVAVLRPPTLVGREEAWARMEEAWADGKGIALIGEAGSGKTRLALDFLRSRTTHRLLFFQAQHGDDQVPYATHARNYRGALAAHPDLALPGWVRSELARMLPELGEAPPPMTSEADKRRFYDAKVEVIRLIAERGPVIVVTDDVQFMDDASIEAGAYVGSRFWGDAGGNLRTLFCHRPGELSPYSAALLQTMYGAGTLVPIHLAPLDQPAIEHLLADLDLPQGHALAHDLARATGGNPQALLELLRHLFETGAFQGGGRLPDSGASVASLIARRLGRLTPAAQQAARAAAVLHTDFTPEMVAQMLGIPLLDLASAWEELEEAQIMAGEHFSHDLVLETVLAGVPAPILGVLHRAAAQLLTAQGGSAARIARHWREGGNPGRAAPWFLKAGEAAGATLHVEQARAHYEDARRAFEASGDARGVTQALRALAGHPPNVME; this is encoded by the coding sequence ATGCCCGAAATGCTCTCCGGCTGGCAGCTCAGGCTGCTCGGTCCGCCCCAGGTCGTGGCGGCGGACGGCCGGGTGACCCCCTGTGAACGCAAGGCCGCCGCCCTGCTCGCGTACCTCGCGCTGGAGGGACCGACGCCGCGGGCCACCCTGGTGCGGCTGCTGTGGCCCGACACGCCGGGGAGTGCCAGCCGCAACAACCTGGTGCATCACCTGCGCCGCCTGAAGAGGGCCTGCGGGGCCGACCTCGTCCTGCCGGGAGAGGTGGCGGCCCTCGATCCATCGCTCACGGTGGACGTGCGGACGCTGCTCGACGGGGGTGGGTCCGAGCCGGGCCGAACGGTCCTCCTCGATGGGGTCGAGTTGGACGGCTGCCCCGACCTGATGGAGTGGCTGGAGGCGCAGCGCGAGGAGGTGGGCGAGGTCCTGATGAAGGCCCGCCGCGCCGAGATGCGCCGCCTGGAGGAGCGGGGCGCGTTTCCCGAGGCCATCGCGCTCGCCCTGGCCCTGCTGGACGCCGACCCCGTCGCCGAGGAGGTGTGGCGCGGCCTGATGCGGCTGCACTACCTCAACGGTGACCGCCCCGCCGCCCTGCAAACGTACCACCGCTGCCGGGACGTGCTGGGGCGCGAACTCGGCGTGGAGCCCGAGGCGGAAACGAGGCACCTCGCGCGGGACATCGACCGGGGCACGCTGGGGGCGCCCCACCCGGCCGCCCGCCCCGGGCAGATTCCGGTGGCCGTGCTGCGCCCCCCGACGCTGGTGGGCCGGGAGGAGGCCTGGGCCCGGATGGAGGAGGCGTGGGCCGACGGAAAGGGCATCGCGCTCATCGGGGAGGCGGGCAGCGGCAAGACGCGGCTCGCCCTGGACTTCCTACGTTCCCGGACCACCCACCGGTTGCTGTTCTTCCAGGCGCAGCACGGGGATGACCAGGTGCCGTACGCCACCCACGCCCGCAACTACCGCGGGGCACTGGCCGCCCACCCCGACCTGGCGTTGCCCGGGTGGGTGCGCTCCGAACTCGCCCGGATGCTCCCCGAGCTGGGGGAGGCCCCTCCCCCCATGACCTCGGAGGCCGACAAGCGCCGCTTCTACGACGCGAAGGTGGAAGTTATCCGCCTGATCGCCGAGCGCGGTCCGGTGATCGTCGTCACGGACGACGTGCAGTTCATGGACGACGCGAGCATCGAGGCGGGGGCCTACGTCGGGTCGCGCTTCTGGGGGGACGCCGGGGGCAACCTGCGGACGCTCTTCTGCCACCGCCCGGGCGAACTGTCGCCCTACTCGGCGGCGCTGCTGCAAACGATGTATGGCGCGGGCACCCTGGTGCCCATCCACCTCGCGCCGCTGGACCAGCCCGCCATCGAGCACCTGCTCGCGGACCTCGACCTGCCACAGGGTCACGCCCTCGCCCATGACCTCGCCCGGGCGACGGGTGGCAACCCGCAGGCCCTGCTGGAGCTGCTCCGGCACCTCTTCGAGACGGGCGCCTTCCAGGGAGGCGGGCGGCTGCCCGACAGCGGGGCCAGTGTGGCCTCCCTGATCGCGCGCCGCCTGGGCCGCCTGACCCCGGCCGCCCAGCAGGCCGCCCGCGCGGCGGCAGTCCTGCACACGGACTTCACCCCGGAGATGGTGGCCCAGATGCTGGGCATTCCACTCCTCGACCTGGCCTCGGCCTGGGAGGAACTGGAGGAGGCGCAGATCATGGCGGGCGAGCACTTCTCGCACGACCTCGTGCTGGAGACGGTCCTCGCGGGCGTTCCGGCCCCCATCCTGGGCGTCCTGCACCGGGCGGCGGCGCAGCTTCTGACGGCACAGGGGGGGTCCGCCGCGCGGATTGCCCGGCACTGGCGGGAGGGCGGAAATCCGGGGCGGGCCGCGCCGTGGTTCCTGAAGGCGGGGGAGGCCGCCGGGGCCACACTGCACGTCGAGCAGGCCCGCGCCCATTACGAGGACGCGCGGCGGGCTTTCGAGGCGAGCGGGGACGCGCGCGGCGTCACGCAAGCCCTCCGTGCGCTGGCGGGGCACCCCCCGAACGTGATGGAGTAA
- a CDS encoding carboxypeptidase-like regulatory domain-containing protein: MNTKKMNATKAGLLLASLLAGGASQAGNTSGKPVPYTMTGVVRNSAGQPVEGAEVYADNTLYYNMNAVGTTNKQGRYTITLPRNEIGTWRGGARLSRGYHGTVYQFQLVPNDRSEFATRTGAVRDFTWKLTGRRPDGGSYGGTLWMFGAVNAPGFDLGRVEVTLTPVGPIIDGSKGKVIRGFLVGSQLRDIPIGRYRVTARYLPENGAPQTVLIGARNPSNYERSMTSDFRRSNTVGDVLEFTVRLGEKPTTSASDALYVSGKLHANVDLKGTVVAVCVMKGDECDAASKRTTTITASGTSAAYRLDDLQENAKYRLYAWKDLNGDGRVNAGDLVGTYGADVPGTTVTPPNIFTSISLSPLR; this comes from the coding sequence ATGAACACGAAGAAAATGAACGCGACGAAAGCTGGCCTTCTGCTCGCCTCGCTGCTCGCTGGGGGCGCGAGCCAGGCGGGCAACACTTCCGGCAAACCTGTCCCCTACACCATGACCGGCGTCGTTCGCAACTCCGCCGGGCAGCCGGTCGAGGGTGCCGAGGTCTATGCCGACAACACCCTGTACTACAACATGAACGCCGTCGGCACCACGAACAAGCAGGGCCGCTACACGATCACCCTGCCGAGAAACGAGATCGGCACCTGGCGCGGTGGCGCCCGCCTCAGCCGCGGGTACCACGGCACGGTCTACCAGTTTCAGCTCGTCCCCAACGACCGCTCCGAGTTCGCCACCCGGACAGGCGCGGTGCGCGACTTCACCTGGAAACTCACGGGCAGGAGGCCCGACGGCGGATCCTACGGCGGAACGTTGTGGATGTTCGGCGCGGTGAACGCCCCCGGCTTCGACCTGGGCCGCGTGGAGGTCACCCTCACCCCGGTTGGGCCGATCATCGACGGGAGTAAGGGCAAGGTGATCAGGGGCTTCCTGGTGGGCTCGCAACTGCGGGACATCCCGATTGGCCGGTACAGGGTGACGGCGCGGTACCTGCCCGAGAACGGCGCCCCGCAGACGGTGCTGATCGGGGCGCGCAACCCCAGCAATTACGAGCGGTCGATGACCAGTGATTTCCGGCGCTCGAATACGGTCGGTGACGTGTTGGAGTTCACCGTGCGGCTGGGGGAAAAGCCCACGACGAGCGCGAGCGACGCTCTGTACGTGTCCGGTAAACTCCATGCGAACGTGGACCTGAAGGGCACGGTGGTCGCGGTGTGCGTGATGAAGGGCGACGAGTGCGACGCGGCCAGCAAGCGCACGACAACGATCACGGCATCCGGGACGAGCGCGGCGTACCGTCTGGACGACCTCCAGGAGAATGCAAAGTACCGGCTCTATGCCTGGAAGGACCTGAACGGGGACGGGCGGGTGAATGCCGGGGACCTGGTCGGCACGTACGGCGCGGATGTCCCGGGCACCACTGTCACACCGCCCAACATTTTCACCAGCATCTCCCTCTCACCCCTGAGGTGA
- a CDS encoding carboxypeptidase-like regulatory domain-containing protein, producing MRLLGVAMLVAVLSACGGANVGSTPGGMPPGDTGTSDPGQAGPYTMTGTVKSEHDQPVPDVEVYADNTLRYNMNETGTTDAQGHYRIALPRNELGTWRGGAILHREYHGVNYQFVLVPDDRAEFTAEKGAVRNFTWKLTGKTPEGQFYGGSLWMYGAVDAPGFDLSRVQVTLEPDGPIIDGSAGKTIQAFLDGSQVRDLPIGRYRVTARYLPEDGPPQPVLIAERRPTTYAPSMTADFERTNTLGNAMQFTIKLGAGE from the coding sequence ATGAGGCTGTTGGGCGTGGCGATGCTGGTCGCGGTTCTGAGCGCGTGTGGGGGTGCGAACGTGGGCTCCACACCAGGGGGGATGCCACCGGGCGACACGGGAACGAGCGACCCCGGCCAGGCCGGGCCGTACACGATGACGGGCACCGTGAAGAGCGAGCATGACCAGCCGGTCCCGGACGTGGAGGTCTACGCGGACAACACGCTGCGCTACAACATGAACGAGACCGGCACCACGGACGCCCAGGGGCACTACCGCATTGCCCTCCCTCGCAACGAGCTGGGCACCTGGCGGGGCGGGGCGATCCTGCACCGCGAGTACCACGGGGTGAACTACCAGTTCGTGCTCGTCCCCGACGACCGCGCGGAGTTCACCGCCGAGAAGGGGGCCGTCCGCAACTTCACCTGGAAGCTCACCGGCAAGACACCCGAGGGCCAGTTCTACGGCGGCTCGCTGTGGATGTACGGGGCGGTGGATGCCCCCGGCTTCGACCTCAGCCGCGTCCAGGTGACCCTGGAACCGGACGGGCCGATCATCGACGGCAGCGCGGGCAAGACGATCCAGGCGTTCCTGGACGGCTCGCAGGTCAGGGACCTTCCGATTGGCCGCTACCGGGTGACCGCCCGCTACCTCCCCGAGGACGGCCCGCCCCAGCCGGTGCTGATCGCGGAGCGCCGACCCACCACGTACGCCCCCTCCATGACGGCGGACTTCGAGCGCACCAACACCCTTGGGAACGCCATGCAGTTCACCATCAAGCTCGGCGCCGGGGAGTAA
- a CDS encoding fibronectin type III domain-containing protein — translation MHQRGMVGLLLLTGVLASCGGGGAAPGQAPANPTTFTAAARGSTQVQLDWSGVEAGAHVVLERKFNNGAYATLKDNLTTTTWLDQNLTPNTTYTYRIKAVNAAGSSSGLEKSATTAVPGDPDFTLSATPNTLSLGPGQSGTTTLGITRPANPDGDVTLALEGGMAGTGADRIAGAFTSGTDGNGTLRLTVGANVPVGTYDLTVKGTNGSVTKTANVRVVVEKWLLVDDDRSGNNWPTSNPAPDSDGDKFMRAAMGGKVFDVTVVPYSASGQEKDEPDGPSVEVMKKYSGVVWYTGDTIVSPVTHDDVANLQGYLNTANRKVVLFSPGFIRTSATNGSTLAEPGEAVQTFFKDYAGVDKVAYAGLIDGSYTVTGQANTVTQGLSLTLTRGANRADLAPGQGTQTLLTAGSAVVATVRAGVGTATSSRLTLLGLPTGKLTQNDTASLLGKLMP, via the coding sequence ATGCATCAACGAGGAATGGTCGGACTGCTGTTGCTGACGGGTGTGCTGGCGAGCTGCGGGGGCGGAGGTGCGGCGCCGGGGCAGGCCCCCGCCAACCCCACGACCTTCACCGCGGCCGCCAGGGGCAGTACCCAGGTGCAACTCGACTGGAGTGGCGTGGAGGCGGGAGCGCACGTGGTTCTGGAGCGCAAGTTCAACAACGGGGCCTACGCCACGCTGAAGGACAACCTCACCACGACGACCTGGCTGGACCAGAACCTGACGCCCAACACGACGTACACCTACCGCATCAAGGCCGTAAATGCGGCGGGGTCGAGCAGTGGTCTGGAAAAGAGCGCCACCACCGCCGTTCCCGGCGACCCCGACTTCACCCTGAGCGCCACGCCCAACACCCTGAGCCTGGGGCCGGGCCAGAGCGGGACCACGACGCTGGGAATCACCCGGCCCGCCAACCCCGACGGTGACGTCACCTTGGCGCTGGAGGGCGGCATGGCGGGCACCGGCGCGGACAGGATCGCGGGCGCCTTCACCTCGGGCACGGACGGGAACGGCACCCTCAGGCTCACGGTCGGCGCGAATGTCCCCGTCGGAACCTACGACCTCACCGTGAAGGGCACGAACGGCAGTGTCACCAAGACCGCGAACGTGCGCGTCGTGGTGGAGAAGTGGCTGCTGGTGGACGACGACCGCAGCGGCAACAACTGGCCCACCAGCAATCCCGCGCCCGACTCGGACGGCGACAAGTTTATGCGCGCCGCGATGGGGGGCAAGGTCTTCGACGTGACGGTCGTGCCCTACAGCGCGAGCGGGCAGGAAAAGGACGAGCCGGACGGTCCCAGCGTTGAGGTGATGAAGAAGTACAGCGGCGTGGTGTGGTACACCGGGGACACCATCGTCAGCCCCGTCACCCACGACGACGTGGCGAATCTTCAGGGCTACCTCAACACGGCAAATCGCAAGGTCGTGCTGTTCTCGCCAGGGTTCATCCGCACCTCCGCCACGAACGGTTCGACCCTGGCGGAGCCCGGTGAGGCGGTCCAGACGTTCTTCAAGGACTATGCGGGAGTGGACAAGGTGGCGTACGCGGGGCTCATCGACGGGAGTTACACCGTCACCGGCCAGGCGAATACGGTCACGCAGGGCCTGAGCCTCACCCTGACGAGGGGGGCCAACCGGGCTGACCTGGCCCCGGGGCAGGGAACCCAGACATTGCTGACGGCCGGGAGCGCCGTGGTGGCGACGGTCAGGGCGGGTGTGGGTACGGCGACCTCGTCAAGGCTGACCCTGCTGGGCCTCCCCACCGGCAAGCTGACGCAAAACGACACGGCCAGCCTGCTTGGGAAACTGATGCCGTAA
- a CDS encoding GNAT family N-acetyltransferase, with protein sequence MLDEPTSGNRAPEPFEVFGRAVARSPFTSGTASLIALLGERPVGFTLVRSPREDGVVMVWGTGVARDVRGRGLAAALKALSARAARQEGGVAMRTDNDSRSAGMLRVNRRLGFVPDAGVWRMRGMP encoded by the coding sequence ATGCTTGACGAACCCACCTCCGGGAACCGCGCGCCCGAGCCGTTCGAGGTGTTCGGTCGGGCTGTGGCGCGCAGCCCCTTTACCTCCGGCACGGCTTCGCTCATCGCCCTGCTGGGCGAGCGCCCGGTCGGCTTCACACTCGTGCGTTCCCCGCGCGAGGACGGCGTGGTGATGGTGTGGGGAACGGGCGTCGCGAGGGACGTGCGTGGGCGGGGCCTCGCGGCCGCGCTCAAGGCCCTGTCGGCACGGGCGGCCCGGCAGGAAGGGGGCGTGGCGATGCGGACGGACAACGATTCGCGTAGCGCGGGCATGCTGCGCGTGAACCGGCGCCTGGGTTTCGTGCCTGACGCGGGCGTGTGGCGCATGCGAGGCATGCCGTAA
- a CDS encoding CPBP family intramembrane glutamic endopeptidase, producing the protein MLNEQLRRPPLALPGVPVTYVALTLLLAWSFQAAAISSGLDMMHLDEAPPTLWLLLIGMSFSPALAGVATQLLHHRSLRGMGWRIRSWRHLGLGVLAAFGIVTAGQLLALALGATTFDATVATGHAAAFLGGSWAPGWFLVPLYALLASLAYTLPMALFAVGEELGWSGVLIPSLARRFPYPVTCLVYGAVWCSFHLPLVLFAHYGLDMPLWYAVPGTLVSMVLMAFPVAWLRLRSGSVWPGVVFHGMLNAAGFYVYTEVFQPGSSASGVLVRGEGGLAAIAVCVVVASLLVRRSGRGALL; encoded by the coding sequence ATGCTCAACGAACAGCTTCGCCGTCCACCCCTCGCCCTGCCCGGCGTTCCCGTGACCTACGTGGCGCTGACGCTGCTCCTCGCCTGGAGCTTCCAGGCCGCCGCCATCTCCTCCGGCCTCGATATGATGCATCTCGACGAGGCGCCGCCCACCCTGTGGCTCCTCCTGATCGGGATGAGCTTCAGCCCGGCCCTTGCGGGGGTCGCCACGCAACTCCTGCACCACCGCTCGCTGCGCGGCATGGGCTGGCGAATCCGGTCGTGGCGGCACCTCGGCCTGGGTGTGCTTGCCGCCTTCGGGATCGTGACGGCGGGGCAACTGCTCGCGCTCGCGCTGGGCGCCACGACCTTCGACGCCACGGTGGCGACGGGGCACGCGGCTGCATTCCTGGGCGGAAGCTGGGCGCCGGGCTGGTTCCTCGTGCCGCTGTACGCGCTCCTGGCGAGCCTGGCCTACACCCTGCCGATGGCGCTGTTCGCGGTGGGCGAGGAGCTGGGATGGAGCGGCGTGCTCATCCCCAGCCTCGCTCGGCGCTTCCCCTACCCCGTGACCTGCCTGGTGTACGGCGCGGTGTGGTGCTCGTTTCACCTGCCGCTCGTGCTGTTCGCCCACTATGGCCTGGACATGCCGCTATGGTACGCCGTGCCGGGCACGCTCGTCTCCATGGTGCTCATGGCCTTCCCGGTGGCGTGGCTGCGCCTGCGCTCGGGCAGCGTGTGGCCGGGCGTGGTGTTCCACGGCATGCTCAATGCGGCTGGTTTCTACGTCTACACCGAGGTGTTTCAGCCCGGCAGCTCGGCTTCCGGCGTCCTCGTCCGGGGTGAGGGAGGACTGGCGGCCATCGCGGTCTGCGTGGTGGTGGCGTCGCTCCTCGTTCGCCGCTCCGGGCGAGGAGCCTTGCTTTGA
- a CDS encoding BTAD domain-containing putative transcriptional regulator: MPRPTWQLDLFGHPRLLDPDGRDVRADRKSLALLAYLALEGPSSRSRLAGLLWPDTVEATARNNLVHKLRRLRARTGADLVDAEETTLTLRPDVEVDACALLLDRRHNRHGAVLNGAGLLLDGVDVDDLPDFQDWLLAWRERLDTYRWEAFNHELTRLEDAGAYVQAAALAARWADLDPLSEDAARRSMRFQYLAGDPSGALRTYARLRQTLDRELGAEPQALTQALAQEIGRGGGLPASGAPPARPPLPLGVFRPPALIGREAAWGRMEAAWQAGQLIYLTGAPGTGKTRLALDFARSKGTTLRLEHRPGDETVPYSSSARWTREMLRHAPHLTLTPLQKRELSRILPELREGDVPPMNGEEGKLAFYEVLSQVADLALADVTAVVSDDIQHDDDASQESGRYYAARAATGGSAAPQPRVLLTFRQGELSPQVDAVMRGLVDSGLAVLIELQPLGVADIRALLDTLDLPFAPGLDEELYRYAGGNPLFVLETVKFLVEEGLLGRGLPERLAPPGRTGSVLERRLARLSPAALNAARAASVLHGDFTLELVTAVLGAPLLATASAWEELEAAQVMAGERFSHDLLYEAVWRGTPETVRRLLHRSAARVLAGSGGHPQRVAEHWREGAQPHEAAMWFERAAQAAEAALRLHEAELCYRSAAEAYEAAGDLDAVRRLAARPSPAHSVH, encoded by the coding sequence ATGCCCCGCCCCACCTGGCAACTTGATCTGTTCGGTCATCCGCGCCTGCTAGACCCGGACGGGCGGGACGTTCGCGCGGATCGCAAGTCCCTCGCGCTGCTCGCGTACCTCGCCCTGGAGGGTCCCTCGTCCCGTTCCCGGCTGGCGGGGTTGCTGTGGCCCGACACGGTGGAAGCCACCGCCCGCAATAACCTCGTCCACAAGCTGAGGCGGCTGCGGGCGCGCACCGGTGCGGACCTCGTGGACGCGGAGGAGACGACGTTGACCTTGCGCCCTGACGTGGAGGTGGACGCGTGCGCCCTCCTGCTCGACCGTCGGCACAATCGGCACGGCGCCGTGCTGAACGGGGCGGGGCTGCTGCTGGACGGCGTGGATGTCGACGACCTGCCTGACTTCCAGGACTGGCTGCTCGCCTGGCGCGAGCGACTCGACACGTACCGCTGGGAGGCGTTCAACCACGAGTTGACGCGGTTGGAGGACGCCGGGGCATATGTTCAGGCGGCGGCGCTCGCGGCGCGGTGGGCGGACCTCGACCCCCTGTCCGAGGACGCGGCCCGCCGCAGCATGCGCTTTCAGTACCTTGCCGGGGACCCGTCCGGGGCCCTGCGAACGTATGCCCGGCTCCGGCAGACGCTCGACCGGGAGCTGGGGGCCGAGCCGCAGGCGCTGACTCAGGCCCTCGCCCAGGAGATCGGACGCGGCGGGGGGCTGCCCGCTTCCGGCGCGCCCCCCGCCCGCCCCCCGTTGCCGCTGGGCGTGTTCCGGCCCCCGGCGCTGATCGGCCGCGAAGCCGCGTGGGGCCGGATGGAGGCCGCCTGGCAGGCAGGGCAGCTCATCTACCTGACCGGAGCACCCGGCACCGGCAAGACACGGCTCGCCCTCGACTTCGCCCGCTCGAAGGGCACGACCCTGCGGCTCGAACACCGGCCCGGGGACGAGACCGTACCCTACTCGTCGAGCGCCCGCTGGACCCGCGAGATGCTGCGTCACGCGCCGCACCTGACCCTCACGCCCTTGCAGAAGCGCGAGCTGTCGCGCATCCTGCCCGAGTTGCGGGAGGGGGACGTGCCTCCCATGAACGGTGAGGAGGGCAAGCTGGCCTTTTACGAGGTGCTCTCTCAGGTGGCGGATCTCGCGCTCGCGGACGTGACGGCGGTGGTATCCGACGACATCCAGCACGACGACGACGCCTCCCAGGAGTCCGGGCGGTACTACGCGGCGCGGGCGGCCACGGGGGGTTCCGCCGCCCCGCAACCGCGGGTGCTGCTCACCTTCCGGCAGGGGGAGCTGTCCCCACAGGTGGACGCCGTCATGCGCGGCCTGGTGGACAGTGGTCTGGCGGTCCTGATTGAACTCCAGCCGCTCGGTGTGGCAGACATCCGGGCGCTCCTCGACACCCTCGACCTGCCCTTCGCGCCCGGTCTCGACGAGGAGCTGTACCGCTACGCCGGGGGAAACCCGCTGTTCGTGCTGGAAACCGTCAAGTTTCTGGTGGAGGAGGGGCTGCTGGGGCGCGGCCTGCCCGAACGGCTCGCCCCGCCCGGGCGCACGGGCTCGGTGCTGGAGCGGCGCCTGGCCCGGCTGTCCCCGGCAGCCCTGAATGCGGCGAGGGCGGCCAGCGTTCTGCACGGCGACTTCACCCTCGAACTCGTGACGGCCGTGCTGGGGGCGCCCCTGCTGGCGACCGCGAGTGCCTGGGAGGAGCTGGAGGCCGCGCAGGTCATGGCGGGCGAGCGTTTCAGCCACGACCTGCTGTACGAGGCGGTGTGGCGGGGAACGCCCGAGACGGTGCGTCGGCTGCTGCACCGCTCGGCCGCCCGCGTGCTCGCCGGGTCCGGCGGGCATCCCCAGCGGGTGGCGGAGCACTGGCGGGAAGGCGCCCAGCCCCACGAGGCGGCCATGTGGTTCGAGCGTGCCGCCCAGGCGGCGGAGGCGGCCCTGCGCCTTCACGAGGCCGAGCTGTGTTACCGGAGCGCCGCGGAGGCGTACGAGGCCGCGGGTGACCTGGACGCGGTGCGCAGGCTTGCGGCCCGTCCCTCGCCCGCCCATTCGGTCCACTAA
- a CDS encoding AAA family ATPase: MSVLELRVLGPPEVRVDGEVRPVRARKALALLGYLALEPGPHARETLAALFWPDSAPEVARSSLRNSLTSLRQALGPASARVVTERDTVRLCLEPGDTLDVQLLEHGQPAAFRGDVLSGLRLEDGEVLGAWLDTQRGRVRALVERMYAASTRALLDSSPSEAAELARRWLALDNLNEEAWRRLIQALLAAGQRGAARDALGTCRAVLRQELGVSPAPETLALAVPLEGVPTGARELPQSPPSLPGFVGRVSELGRLGAVWEAVRCSGVRGALLTGEPGIGKTSLAATFAQEASRAGGRVLRGRAFQARTMTLGVWADLLRSALDGVEPQTLPLPPVWRAELALLPAFARLARVHGRPRLALQCFQTLDTLQREEAIRLPRPLRSGLAALRPQVAAAEDDLEGPLPVSALLERIAQLPTLAWEVEATVAGMCGAVPSGQKVRKVASRALASPCATSLISKPATITFDDPLSPVEDLPVAITLSPSLNSVCVPDAGVM, encoded by the coding sequence ATGTCGGTGCTGGAGCTTCGGGTCTTGGGACCGCCGGAAGTGCGGGTGGACGGGGAAGTTCGCCCCGTGCGGGCCCGCAAGGCGCTCGCCCTGCTCGGCTACCTCGCGCTGGAACCCGGCCCCCACGCCCGGGAGACGCTCGCCGCACTGTTCTGGCCGGACTCCGCGCCGGAGGTGGCCCGTTCCTCCCTGCGCAACTCCCTGACCTCCCTGCGTCAGGCACTCGGCCCGGCGTCGGCCCGCGTCGTCACGGAGCGGGACACCGTCCGGCTCTGCCTCGAACCCGGCGATACTCTGGACGTTCAGCTGCTGGAACACGGCCAGCCCGCCGCCTTCCGGGGTGACGTTCTCTCGGGCCTGAGGCTGGAGGACGGCGAGGTCCTGGGCGCGTGGCTGGACACGCAGCGGGGACGGGTCCGTGCCCTGGTGGAGCGGATGTACGCTGCGAGCACCCGGGCACTGCTGGACTCGTCCCCCAGCGAAGCGGCCGAGCTGGCCCGGCGCTGGCTGGCCCTGGACAACCTGAACGAGGAGGCGTGGCGCCGCCTGATCCAGGCGCTCCTCGCCGCCGGGCAGCGGGGCGCGGCGCGGGACGCCCTGGGGACCTGCCGTGCCGTGCTGCGCCAGGAACTGGGTGTTTCCCCCGCCCCGGAAACACTGGCGCTCGCCGTGCCTCTGGAGGGCGTTCCTACAGGGGCCAGGGAGCTCCCCCAGTCCCCGCCCAGTCTCCCTGGCTTCGTGGGCCGGGTTTCTGAGCTGGGGCGGCTCGGAGCGGTGTGGGAGGCTGTTCGGTGCAGCGGCGTGCGGGGGGCCCTGCTCACTGGAGAACCGGGGATCGGCAAGACCAGCCTGGCAGCCACCTTTGCTCAGGAGGCGAGCCGGGCCGGGGGGCGGGTGCTGCGGGGCCGGGCCTTCCAGGCGCGGACCATGACCCTGGGCGTCTGGGCGGACCTGCTGCGCTCGGCGCTGGACGGGGTGGAGCCCCAGACCCTCCCGCTCCCACCCGTGTGGCGGGCCGAGCTCGCCCTGCTGCCCGCCTTCGCCCGCCTCGCCCGGGTCCACGGACGGCCCCGACTCGCTCTGCAGTGCTTCCAGACCCTGGACACCCTGCAGCGTGAGGAGGCCATCCGGTTGCCCCGCCCTCTGCGCTCCGGGCTGGCGGCCTTGCGGCCGCAGGTCGCGGCCGCGGAAGACGATCTGGAGGGGCCGCTGCCGGTGTCCGCCCTGCTGGAGCGTATCGCTCAGCTGCCCACGTTAGCTTGGGAGGTGGAGGCCACGGTGGCCGGTATGTGCGGGGCGGTGCCCAGCGGTCAGAAGGTGAGGAAGGTGGCCAGCAGGGCGTTGGCATCCCCCTGCGCGACGTCGTTGATCTCGAAGCCCGCCACGATCACCTTCGACGACCCGCTCTCGCCCGTCGAAGACCTGCCGGTCGCGATCACGCTCTCGCCCTCCTTGAACAGCGTCTGCGTGCCGGACGCGGGCGTCATGTAA